The Afipia massiliensis genome has a segment encoding these proteins:
- the msrB gene encoding peptide-methionine (R)-S-oxide reductase MsrB, whose product MTDIKTKTGSGAIEKSDSEWRKELTPMQYAVLREKATERPFSGEYDHSFDPGTYVCAGCGQSLFTSDDKFDSGCGWPAFSAPATEGSIAEERDVTHGMVRTEVLCSKCQGHLGHVFPDGPGPTGLRYCINSAALKLLPE is encoded by the coding sequence GTGACCGACATCAAAACGAAGACCGGCTCCGGCGCCATCGAGAAGTCCGACAGCGAGTGGCGCAAGGAATTGACGCCGATGCAGTACGCCGTGCTGCGCGAGAAGGCGACGGAGCGGCCATTCAGCGGCGAGTACGATCATTCGTTCGATCCGGGCACCTATGTCTGCGCCGGGTGCGGTCAATCGCTGTTTACGTCGGATGACAAGTTCGATTCCGGCTGCGGCTGGCCGGCATTCTCTGCGCCCGCCACAGAGGGCAGCATCGCCGAGGAGCGCGACGTGACCCACGGCATGGTGCGCACCGAAGTGCTGTGCTCGAAATGCCAGGGCCACCTCGGCCACGTCTTCCCGGACGGTCCGGGGCCGACGGGATTGCGTTACTGCATCAATTCCGCGGCATTGAAACTTCTGCCCGAGTAA
- the msrA gene encoding peptide-methionine (S)-S-oxide reductase MsrA, with protein sequence MDRTQFRRIALALTAAGVLALGWFTAPSRASEEAFIIPPPAADIAPAEGLKTFVLAGGCFWGVQGVYQHTKGVTNAVSGYAGGKASTANYEAIGRGTTGHAEAVQITYDPKQVTLGRLLQIYFSVVHDPTQLNRQGPDTGTQYRSTIFTSDPAERKLVQDYIAQLNGAKVYKKSIATTLEPLQGFYAAEDYHQDYLTRHPNQPYIVFNDLPKIESLKKIFAENYREKPALVRAAKASN encoded by the coding sequence ATGGATCGCACCCAGTTCCGCCGCATCGCTCTTGCCCTGACCGCCGCCGGCGTGCTGGCGCTCGGCTGGTTCACCGCGCCCTCCCGCGCCTCCGAGGAAGCCTTCATCATTCCGCCGCCGGCCGCCGACATCGCGCCCGCCGAGGGCCTGAAGACTTTCGTACTCGCGGGCGGCTGTTTCTGGGGCGTGCAGGGCGTCTACCAGCACACCAAGGGCGTCACCAACGCGGTGTCGGGTTATGCGGGCGGCAAGGCCTCGACAGCGAACTACGAAGCGATCGGGCGCGGCACCACCGGCCACGCCGAAGCCGTGCAGATCACCTACGATCCGAAGCAGGTGACGCTCGGCAGGCTGCTGCAGATCTACTTCTCGGTGGTGCACGATCCGACCCAGCTCAACCGCCAGGGCCCGGACACCGGCACGCAGTATCGTTCCACGATCTTCACGTCGGACCCGGCCGAGCGCAAGCTGGTTCAGGACTACATCGCGCAGCTCAACGGCGCGAAGGTCTACAAGAAGTCGATCGCCACCACGCTCGAACCGTTGCAGGGCTTCTATGCGGCGGAAGATTATCATCAGGACTACCTGACGCGGCACCCCAACCAGCCCTATATTGTGTTCAACGATTTGCCGAAGATCGAGAGCCTGAAGAAGATCTTCGCCGAGAACTATCGCGAGAAGCCCGCGCTGGTGCGCGCGGCCAAAGCGAGCAACTGA
- a CDS encoding flavodoxin family protein, whose translation MADIDIRKGMPSAQISKDEFARRYRARFADPAFAPLEREISAIIDAAWDGYDHSRKAPGTRKAGPGFSDPDYDLSLDWLAARDEIHAAQRRHDDPNETPRILLINGSSRSEHTCPGEMSKTWRLVKFAQPEFEERGLAVDILDLSRLTSEFGRAIHPCKACVSTAMPLCHWPCSCYPNYALGQTGDWMNEIYPLWVAAHGIMIVTPVNWYHAPAGLKAMIDRLVCADGGNPDPTTTHGKKPAEAKALELKGWHYPRHLDGRHFAVVVHGDTVGAETLRRTLCDWLTDMSLVSASRTAEHDGYIGYFEPYATSHQALDKNEDFQEETRNAARALANAVKLARAGEYQRPDDDLEDPNPK comes from the coding sequence ATGGCCGACATCGACATTCGCAAAGGCATGCCGTCGGCGCAGATATCGAAAGACGAATTCGCCAGACGCTACCGCGCGCGCTTTGCCGATCCGGCGTTCGCACCGCTGGAGCGGGAAATCTCGGCGATCATCGACGCGGCATGGGATGGCTATGACCATTCGCGTAAAGCACCGGGCACGCGGAAAGCCGGTCCGGGCTTTTCCGATCCCGATTACGATCTCTCGCTCGACTGGCTCGCGGCGCGTGACGAAATCCATGCCGCGCAGCGCCGCCACGACGATCCGAACGAGACCCCGCGCATTCTCCTCATCAACGGCTCCTCGCGCAGCGAGCATACCTGTCCCGGCGAGATGTCGAAGACCTGGCGTCTGGTGAAATTCGCGCAACCGGAATTCGAGGAGCGGGGGCTCGCGGTCGATATCCTCGACCTGTCGCGGCTGACGTCCGAATTCGGCCGCGCGATTCATCCGTGCAAGGCCTGCGTCTCGACCGCAATGCCGCTGTGTCATTGGCCATGCAGTTGCTACCCGAACTATGCGCTGGGCCAGACCGGCGACTGGATGAACGAGATCTATCCGCTGTGGGTCGCGGCGCACGGCATCATGATCGTGACGCCGGTGAACTGGTATCACGCGCCGGCCGGCCTGAAGGCGATGATCGACCGGCTGGTCTGCGCCGACGGCGGCAATCCCGATCCGACCACGACGCACGGCAAGAAGCCGGCGGAAGCCAAGGCGCTCGAGTTGAAGGGCTGGCATTATCCACGGCATCTCGACGGCCGTCACTTCGCGGTGGTGGTGCATGGCGACACCGTCGGCGCCGAAACGCTGCGGCGCACGCTGTGCGACTGGCTGACCGACATGTCGCTGGTGTCCGCGAGCCGCACCGCCGAGCACGACGGCTACATCGGCTACTTCGAGCCTTACGCGACATCGCATCAGGCGCTCGACAAGAACGAGGACTTTCAGGAGGAAACCCGCAATGCCGCCCGCGCGCTGGCGAACGCCGTGAAGCTCGCCCGCGCCGGAGAATATCAGCGGCCGGACGACGATCTGGAAGACCCCAATCCGAAGTGA